In Pseudomonas sp. MYb327, one DNA window encodes the following:
- a CDS encoding PhoX family phosphatase, translated as MSLLKEHQPTDLEQMLGLSRRGFISAGALCGAAMFLGGNLLSRSVLAASVSAGTSQLLGFDSIPAATSDSINLPPGYKASVLISWGQPLHKNGPAFDPSGNGSAEHQELQFGDNNDGMSLFAIPGDNNRALMAINNEYTNYRYLYPHGGMPQSAEEVHKALACEGVSVIEVQRSKGRWQFVQGSRYNRRIHGNSPISLSGPAAGHDLLKTSADPHGKTVLGTFQNCANGQTPWGTYLTCEENFTDCFGSSNAEQKFDAPQKRYGAVVTSKEINWHQHDPRFDLAKNPNELNRHGWVVEIDPFDPQSTPVKRTALGRFKHENAALAETADGHAVVYMGDDERGEFIYKFVSRDKINHKKPEANRDLLDHGTLYVARFDAGDGNGDHPKGQGEWIELSHGKNGIDASSGFADQAEVLIHARLAASVVKATRMDRPEWIVVSPKDGQVYCTLTNNAKRGEDGQPVGGPNPREKNVYGQILRWRTDRDDHGSKTFAWDLFVVAGNPQVHAGTPKGGSSNITPQNMFNSPDGLAFDTAGRLWIQTDGDSSNTGDFAGMGNNQMLCADPLTGEIRRFMVGPIGCEVTGISFSPDQKTMFIGIQHPGENGGSTFPEHLPNGKPRSSVMVITREDGGVIGA; from the coding sequence GTGAGCCTATTGAAAGAACACCAACCCACCGACCTCGAACAGATGCTCGGCCTCAGCCGTCGTGGATTTATCAGCGCAGGTGCCCTGTGCGGCGCCGCAATGTTCCTCGGCGGCAACCTGCTGAGTCGCAGCGTGCTGGCCGCCAGTGTCAGCGCCGGCACCAGCCAGTTACTGGGTTTCGACAGCATCCCCGCCGCCACCAGCGACAGCATTAACCTGCCACCGGGTTACAAGGCTTCGGTATTGATCAGCTGGGGCCAGCCCCTGCACAAAAACGGCCCGGCCTTCGACCCGAGTGGCAACGGCAGCGCCGAACATCAGGAACTCCAGTTCGGCGACAACAACGACGGCATGAGCCTGTTCGCCATTCCCGGCGACAACAACCGCGCGTTGATGGCGATCAACAACGAGTACACCAATTACCGCTACCTCTATCCCCACGGCGGCATGCCGCAATCGGCCGAAGAGGTGCACAAGGCTTTGGCTTGCGAAGGTGTGTCGGTCATTGAAGTGCAACGCAGCAAAGGTAGATGGCAATTCGTTCAGGGCTCGCGCTACAACCGACGCATCCACGGCAACTCGCCGATCAGCCTGAGCGGACCGGCGGCGGGTCATGACCTGTTGAAAACCAGCGCTGATCCACACGGCAAAACCGTCCTCGGCACGTTCCAGAACTGCGCCAATGGCCAGACGCCGTGGGGCACTTACCTGACCTGCGAAGAGAACTTCACCGATTGCTTCGGCAGCAGCAACGCCGAACAGAAATTCGACGCGCCACAGAAACGCTACGGCGCGGTGGTGACCAGTAAAGAGATCAACTGGCATCAGCACGACCCGCGTTTCGACCTGGCGAAGAACCCCAACGAACTCAACCGTCACGGCTGGGTGGTGGAGATCGACCCGTTCGACCCGCAATCGACTCCGGTCAAACGCACCGCACTGGGCCGTTTCAAACACGAAAACGCGGCCCTGGCGGAAACGGCTGATGGCCACGCCGTGGTGTACATGGGCGACGACGAGCGCGGCGAGTTCATCTACAAATTCGTCAGCCGCGACAAGATCAATCACAAAAAACCTGAGGCCAACCGCGACCTGCTGGACCACGGCACCTTGTACGTGGCGCGCTTCGACGCGGGCGACGGCAATGGCGATCACCCGAAAGGCCAGGGCGAGTGGATCGAACTGAGCCACGGCAAAAACGGCATCGACGCCAGCAGCGGTTTTGCCGATCAGGCCGAAGTGCTGATTCACGCGCGCCTGGCCGCCAGCGTGGTCAAGGCCACGCGCATGGACCGCCCGGAATGGATCGTCGTCAGCCCCAAGGACGGCCAGGTTTACTGCACGCTGACCAATAACGCCAAACGCGGCGAGGACGGCCAACCGGTGGGCGGGCCGAACCCGCGCGAGAAGAACGTCTACGGGCAGATCCTGCGCTGGCGCACCGACCGCGACGATCACGGTTCGAAAACCTTTGCCTGGGATTTGTTTGTGGTGGCCGGCAACCCGCAAGTGCATGCCGGCACGCCGAAAGGAGGCTCGTCGAACATCACCCCGCAGAACATGTTCAACAGCCCGGACGGCTTGGCGTTCGATACTGCCGGCCGGTTGTGGATTCAAACCGACGGTGATTCGAGCAATACCGGTGATTTCGCCGGCATGGGCAACAACCAGATGCTGTGCGCCGACCCGCTGACCGGGGAGATTCGTCGGTTCATGGTCGGGCCGATTGGCTGTGAAGTGACGGGGATCAGTTTCTCGCCGGACCAGAAGACGATGTTTATCGGGATTCAGCATCCGGGGGAGAACGGGGGTTCGACCTTTCCCGAGCATTTGCCCAACGGTAAGCCGCGGTCTTCGGTGATGGTCATTACGCGTGAAGACGGCGGGGTTATCGGCGCCTGA
- a CDS encoding TOBE domain-containing protein, with translation MSLPTLLSQHIVRRPQRIALLQHIAEQGSITRAAKSAGLSYKAAWDAIDELNNLAQKPLVERVVGGKGGGGAKLSSEGERVLRLYQKLQALQAQVLDAAEEASDLDLLGRLMLRTSARNQLHGKVAAIETQGHNDRIRLELAEGLSIDTQITHDSTLRLDLQPGTEVVALIKAGWLDVLGNDDDGTLGHNCLTGIIEEILDAEDGPSEVRIALPNGQILCALAEPGHLLSRKLTPGQPVRAQFSPSNVLLGTPL, from the coding sequence ATGTCCTTGCCTACGTTGTTGTCCCAGCACATTGTCCGTCGCCCGCAACGCATCGCCCTGCTGCAGCACATCGCGGAACAGGGCTCGATCACCCGCGCTGCGAAAAGCGCGGGCCTGAGCTACAAAGCGGCGTGGGACGCCATCGACGAGTTGAACAACCTCGCGCAAAAACCGCTGGTGGAGCGCGTGGTCGGCGGCAAGGGCGGTGGCGGCGCCAAACTGTCGAGTGAAGGCGAGCGCGTATTGCGCCTGTATCAAAAGCTGCAAGCGCTGCAGGCCCAGGTATTGGATGCCGCCGAAGAGGCCAGCGACCTCGATTTGCTGGGCCGCTTGATGCTGCGCACCAGTGCGCGCAATCAATTGCACGGCAAGGTCGCCGCCATCGAAACCCAGGGCCACAATGACCGGATTCGCCTGGAACTGGCCGAAGGCTTGAGCATCGACACGCAAATCACCCACGACAGCACCCTGCGCCTGGATTTGCAGCCGGGCACCGAAGTGGTTGCTCTGATCAAGGCTGGCTGGCTCGACGTGCTCGGCAACGACGATGACGGAACGCTCGGACACAATTGCCTGACCGGGATCATCGAAGAAATACTCGACGCCGAAGACGGCCCCAGCGAAGTGCGCATCGCCCTACCCAACGGCCAGATACTCTGCGCACTGGCCGAGCCTGGGCATTTGCTGTCCCGCAAGCTGACGCCCGGTCAACCGGTGCGCGCACAATTCTCGCCGTCCAACGTGTTACTCGGCACGCCGCTGTAA
- a CDS encoding ComF family protein — MRCQPGYKGPVYIWLKNKQPCLLCGETPDGATPICMACETELPWLGEHCCTCALPLPAAGLTCGQCLKQPPSFERVVAPWMYGFPVNSLITRFKHNAKWPFGHLLGELLAQSLQHRFEHDLPRPNALIPVPLATKRLRQRGFNQAAMLARWLSDRLHIPCDERLLLRTQDTDAQQDLNAEARRKNLRDAFALTPEAVVKGRHLALVDDVLTTGATAQALARLLVDAGASRVDVYCLARTPKPDEST, encoded by the coding sequence ATGCGCTGTCAACCAGGATACAAAGGACCGGTTTACATCTGGCTAAAAAACAAACAGCCCTGTTTGCTTTGCGGTGAAACACCCGATGGCGCCACGCCCATCTGCATGGCCTGCGAAACCGAACTGCCCTGGCTCGGCGAGCACTGCTGTACGTGCGCCCTGCCCTTGCCTGCCGCCGGCCTGACGTGCGGCCAATGCTTGAAGCAACCGCCGTCCTTCGAACGGGTCGTTGCACCGTGGATGTACGGCTTCCCGGTCAACAGCCTGATTACTCGTTTCAAACACAACGCTAAATGGCCATTTGGCCACTTGCTGGGCGAACTTCTTGCTCAATCCCTGCAACATCGCTTCGAGCACGACCTGCCAAGACCCAATGCCCTGATCCCGGTGCCGCTGGCCACCAAGCGTCTGCGCCAACGCGGATTCAATCAGGCGGCGATGCTGGCTCGCTGGCTCAGCGACCGACTGCACATTCCTTGCGACGAACGGTTGCTGTTGAGGACTCAAGACACCGACGCACAACAGGATCTGAATGCCGAAGCACGCAGAAAAAATCTGCGCGATGCCTTCGCACTCACGCCCGAGGCCGTTGTGAAGGGGCGGCACCTTGCGCTGGTGGACGACGTGCTCACGACCGGCGCGACGGCGCAAGCGCTCGCACGTCTGTTGGTCGACGCGGGAGCCTCGCGAGTCGATGTCTATTGCCTGGCCCGCACGCCCAAGCCTGACGAGTCGACCTGA
- the bioB gene encoding biotin synthase BioB, which yields MSASTSATLRHDWSLAEVKALFVQPFNDLLFQAQTVHRAHFDANRVQVSTLLSIKTGACPEDCKYCPQSGHYNTGLEKEKLMEVQKVLEEAARAKAIGSTRFCMGAAWKHPSAKDMPYVLKMVEGVKALGLETCMTLGRLDQDQTEALAKAGLDYYNHNLDTSPEFYGSIITTRTYSERLQTLAYVRESGMKICSGGILGMGESLDDRANLLIQLANLPEHPESVPINMLVKVAGTPLENAEDVDPFDFIRMLAVARILMPKSHVRLSAGREAMNEQMQALAFFAGANSIFYGEKLLTTANPQADKDMQLFSRLGILPEAREEHADEVHQAAIEQALVEQKSSEQFYNAAV from the coding sequence ATGAGCGCCAGTACCTCTGCAACCCTGCGTCATGACTGGTCTTTGGCCGAAGTCAAAGCTCTCTTCGTTCAGCCATTCAACGACCTGTTGTTCCAGGCTCAGACGGTGCACCGCGCGCATTTCGACGCCAACCGCGTCCAGGTATCGACCCTGCTGTCGATCAAAACCGGCGCTTGCCCGGAAGATTGCAAATATTGTCCGCAGTCCGGTCACTACAACACCGGGCTGGAAAAAGAAAAGCTGATGGAAGTGCAGAAGGTCCTCGAAGAGGCCGCTCGTGCCAAGGCCATCGGTTCGACCCGTTTCTGCATGGGCGCGGCGTGGAAACATCCGTCGGCCAAAGACATGCCTTACGTGCTGAAGATGGTCGAAGGCGTTAAAGCCCTTGGCCTGGAAACCTGCATGACCCTCGGCCGTCTCGATCAGGACCAGACCGAAGCGCTGGCCAAGGCGGGCCTCGACTACTACAACCACAACCTCGACACCTCGCCTGAGTTCTACGGCAGCATCATCACCACCCGCACCTACAGCGAGCGCCTGCAAACCCTGGCGTACGTGCGTGAGTCGGGGATGAAAATCTGCTCCGGCGGCATTCTTGGCATGGGGGAGTCGCTGGACGACCGCGCCAACCTGCTGATCCAGCTGGCCAACCTGCCCGAGCATCCGGAGTCGGTGCCGATCAACATGCTGGTGAAAGTCGCCGGTACGCCGCTGGAAAACGCTGAAGACGTCGACCCGTTCGACTTCATCCGCATGCTCGCCGTTGCGCGGATCCTGATGCCGAAATCCCACGTGCGCCTGTCCGCCGGCCGCGAAGCCATGAACGAGCAGATGCAGGCCCTGGCCTTCTTCGCGGGCGCCAACTCGATTTTCTACGGCGAAAAACTTCTGACCACTGCCAACCCGCAGGCCGACAAGGACATGCAACTGTTCTCGCGCCTGGGCATCTTGCCGGAAGCCCGCGAAGAGCACGCTGACGAAGTGCACCAGGCCGCCATCGAACAGGCACTGGTGGAGCAGAAGAGCAGCGAGCAGTTCTATAACGCCGCCGTCTAA
- the bioF gene encoding 8-amino-7-oxononanoate synthase, with product MSFDLAARLAARRAENLYRQRPLLESPQGPEVVVDGQPLLAFCNNDYLGLANHPQVIEAWRAGAAKWGVGGGASHLVIGHSGPHHALEEALADLTDRPRALLFTTGYMANLGAVTALVGQGDTVLEDRLNHASLLDAGLLSGARFNRYLHNDATSLAKRLEKATGNTLVVTDGVFSMDGDLADLSALAREAKAKGAWLMVDDAHGFGPLGANGGGIVEHFGLSQDDVPVLVGTLGKAFGTAGAFVAGSEELIESLIQFARPYIYTTSQPPALACATLKSLELLRSEHWRREHLKTLIRQFRQGAEQIGLELMDSFTPIQPIMIGDAGRAVRFSQMLRERGLMVTAIRPPTVPAGSARLRVTLTAAHSEAQVQLLLEGLADCFQQLGPEPSHA from the coding sequence ATGTCTTTCGATCTCGCCGCACGCCTTGCTGCCCGTCGTGCCGAAAACCTCTACCGCCAGCGTCCGCTGCTCGAAAGCCCACAAGGCCCGGAAGTGGTGGTCGATGGCCAGCCCTTGCTGGCGTTCTGTAACAACGACTACCTGGGCCTGGCCAATCACCCGCAAGTGATCGAAGCCTGGCGTGCCGGCGCTGCGAAATGGGGCGTCGGTGGCGGGGCTTCGCATTTGGTCATTGGTCATAGCGGCCCGCATCACGCGCTGGAAGAAGCTCTCGCCGACCTCACCGACCGGCCGCGCGCCTTGTTGTTTACCACCGGTTACATGGCCAACCTCGGCGCAGTTACCGCGCTCGTGGGGCAGGGCGATACGGTGCTGGAAGACCGGCTCAACCACGCCTCATTGCTGGATGCCGGGCTGTTGTCCGGCGCACGTTTCAATCGCTATCTGCACAACGACGCGACGAGCCTGGCCAAGCGCCTTGAGAAAGCCACCGGCAATACGCTGGTCGTCACCGACGGGGTGTTCAGCATGGACGGCGACCTGGCGGACTTGTCGGCGCTGGCCCGGGAAGCGAAGGCCAAGGGCGCGTGGCTGATGGTCGATGACGCTCACGGTTTCGGTCCGCTGGGCGCGAATGGCGGCGGTATCGTCGAGCATTTCGGCTTGAGCCAGGACGACGTGCCGGTGCTGGTCGGCACCCTCGGCAAAGCGTTCGGCACGGCAGGCGCCTTCGTCGCAGGCAGTGAAGAACTGATCGAAAGTTTGATCCAGTTCGCCCGCCCCTACATCTACACCACCAGCCAGCCTCCGGCGCTGGCCTGCGCCACGCTGAAAAGCCTGGAGCTGCTGCGCAGCGAGCATTGGCGTCGCGAGCACCTGAAAACGCTGATCCGCCAATTCCGCCAGGGCGCCGAGCAGATCGGCCTGGAGCTGATGGACAGCTTCACGCCGATACAGCCGATCATGATCGGCGACGCCGGGCGCGCCGTGCGTTTTTCACAAATGTTGCGCGAACGCGGATTGATGGTGACCGCGATCCGCCCACCGACCGTACCCGCCGGCAGCGCCCGATTGCGCGTGACCCTGACCGCCGCCCACAGCGAAGCGCAGGTGCAGCTATTGTTAGAAGGATTGGCCGATTGTTTTCAACAACTTGGACCGGAGCCAAGCCATGCGTGA
- a CDS encoding alpha/beta fold hydrolase, with amino-acid sequence MRDRLILLPGWGLGVSPLEPLAAALLGLDEHLRVEIEPLPELESSDLEEWLDELDSTVPQDAWLGGWSLGGMLASELAARRGDRCCGVFTLASNPSFVAHEQWPSAMPGETFDAFLAGCAADPRTTLKRFSLLCAQGAEDPRGLSRLLFGGAPHTAAPVLMSGLELLAQLDTRQALQAFRGPQLHLFAGLDGLVPAEAAGDLLALLPDIEIGLIEQASHAFLLEEPHGVAGAIQAFLHESGDD; translated from the coding sequence ATGCGTGATCGATTGATTCTGCTGCCCGGCTGGGGTCTCGGCGTTTCACCGCTGGAGCCATTAGCGGCAGCCTTGCTGGGACTCGATGAACACCTGCGGGTGGAAATCGAGCCGTTGCCTGAGCTGGAGTCTAGCGATCTGGAGGAGTGGCTCGATGAACTCGATTCGACAGTGCCGCAGGACGCCTGGCTCGGCGGTTGGTCCTTGGGTGGCATGCTTGCATCGGAGCTGGCGGCCCGTCGCGGTGATCGCTGCTGTGGTGTGTTCACGTTGGCGAGCAACCCTTCCTTTGTTGCCCATGAGCAATGGCCGAGCGCGATGCCCGGCGAAACCTTCGATGCGTTCCTGGCAGGCTGCGCGGCCGACCCGCGTACTACGCTGAAACGCTTTTCGCTGCTCTGTGCGCAAGGTGCCGAAGATCCGCGTGGGTTGTCGCGGTTGCTGTTCGGTGGCGCGCCGCATACTGCCGCGCCGGTGCTGATGAGCGGCCTGGAGTTGCTTGCGCAACTGGATACCCGGCAAGCGTTGCAAGCATTTCGCGGTCCGCAATTGCATCTATTCGCTGGTCTGGATGGGCTGGTGCCGGCGGAAGCAGCGGGCGACTTGCTGGCGTTGCTGCCGGATATCGAAATCGGTCTGATTGAACAGGCCAGTCACGCGTTTCTCCTGGAAGAACCCCACGGTGTAGCGGGGGCGATCCAGGCCTTTTTGCATGAGTCCGGTGATGACTGA
- the bioC gene encoding malonyl-ACP O-methyltransferase BioC, with amino-acid sequence MTDLTLRNVPGGLPDKRQVAASFSRAAASYDSVAELQRDVGSQLLGRLPSDFVPARWLDLGCGTGHFSRALGERFPDGHGVALDIAEGMLNHARPLGGATHFIAGDAERLPLRDSTCDLIFSSLAVQWCADFASVLSEAHRVLKPGGIFAFASLCVGTLIELRDSWRQVDGMVHVNRFREFGAYQQLCADSGLQAMSLETRPHVLHYPDVRSLTHELKALGAHNLNPGRPGGLTGRARILGLIEAYEQFRQAQGLPATYQVVYAVMEKPL; translated from the coding sequence ATGACTGATTTAACCCTTCGCAACGTGCCCGGCGGTTTGCCCGACAAGCGCCAGGTCGCGGCGTCCTTTTCCCGTGCCGCGGCGAGCTATGACAGCGTGGCCGAATTGCAGCGCGACGTTGGCAGCCAATTGCTTGGCCGCTTACCCAGTGATTTTGTCCCAGCGCGCTGGCTGGACCTTGGCTGCGGCACCGGGCATTTCAGCCGGGCGCTTGGCGAGCGGTTCCCCGATGGTCACGGCGTGGCGCTGGACATCGCTGAGGGCATGCTTAATCACGCGCGGCCGTTGGGCGGCGCCACGCACTTCATCGCGGGCGACGCCGAGCGTTTGCCATTGCGGGATTCGACCTGCGACCTGATCTTTTCCAGCCTGGCGGTGCAGTGGTGCGCGGACTTCGCCTCGGTGCTCAGCGAGGCCCATCGGGTACTGAAACCGGGCGGAATTTTCGCGTTTGCTAGTCTGTGTGTAGGCACGTTGATTGAACTGCGTGACAGTTGGCGTCAGGTGGATGGCATGGTCCACGTCAACCGCTTCCGTGAGTTCGGCGCTTATCAACAGCTGTGTGCGGACAGCGGCTTGCAGGCGATGAGTCTGGAAACCCGTCCCCATGTGCTGCATTACCCGGATGTGCGCAGCTTGACCCATGAATTGAAGGCCTTGGGCGCGCACAACCTCAATCCCGGGCGGCCGGGCGGCTTGACCGGTCGGGCGCGGATTCTGGGGTTGATCGAGGCTTATGAGCAGTTTCGTCAGGCCCAAGGCCTGCCGGCGACTTATCAAGTGGTGTACGCCGTTATGGAGAAACCCTTATGA
- the bioD gene encoding dethiobiotin synthase yields the protein MSAAYFITGTDTDVGKTTVAAGLLYAARSAGLSTAAGKPVASGCDVTPKGLRNADALALLAECSLPLTYAQVNPVAFEPAIAPHLAAREAGVALTVQSLLTPMRQILDMQADFTLIEGAGGWRVPLADQDNLSDLAMALDLPVILVVGVRLGCISHALLTAEAIARDGLQLAGWVANIIDSKTSRLEENLATLAERIPAPCLGRVPKLKVVTAEAVAEHLQLDLLD from the coding sequence ATGAGCGCAGCCTATTTCATCACCGGCACTGATACGGATGTCGGCAAAACCACGGTTGCCGCGGGGTTGCTTTACGCCGCGCGTTCGGCGGGTTTGAGCACGGCGGCGGGCAAACCGGTCGCCTCCGGTTGTGACGTGACACCCAAGGGTTTGCGAAATGCCGATGCGTTGGCACTGTTGGCGGAATGCTCGTTGCCGCTGACTTATGCGCAGGTTAATCCGGTGGCTTTCGAGCCAGCGATCGCCCCGCACCTGGCGGCGCGTGAAGCGGGGGTGGCATTGACGGTGCAGTCGTTGTTGACGCCGATGCGGCAGATCCTCGACATGCAGGCCGATTTCACCTTGATCGAAGGTGCAGGTGGCTGGCGTGTGCCACTGGCGGATCAGGACAATCTTTCCGATCTGGCGATGGCCCTGGACTTGCCGGTGATACTGGTGGTCGGTGTACGTCTTGGCTGCATCAGCCATGCGTTGCTGACGGCTGAGGCGATTGCCCGGGACGGTTTGCAGTTGGCGGGTTGGGTCGCCAACATCATCGATTCGAAGACTTCGCGACTGGAGGAAAACCTCGCGACCCTCGCCGAGCGAATTCCGGCGCCGTGCCTGGGGCGGGTGCCGAAACTCAAAGTGGTGACGGCAGAAGCGGTGGCGGAGCACCTGCAACTGGATTTGCTGGACTAG
- a CDS encoding pyrroloquinoline quinone biosynthesis protein PqqE: protein MEISGNTAFYAGLSTIQTGQNRVDQAAGQIANNTIERSVTSQSSEVQVDRLRSVDRSQQSDLASNVIEMSQGKFQVELGVKVAKASDEVLGTLIDTFA, encoded by the coding sequence ATGGAAATCTCAGGAAACACCGCTTTTTATGCCGGTCTGAGCACCATTCAGACAGGGCAGAACCGTGTCGATCAAGCCGCTGGCCAGATCGCCAATAACACGATCGAGCGTTCGGTCACCAGTCAGTCCTCCGAGGTTCAGGTCGATCGTCTGCGTTCTGTGGATCGTAGCCAGCAATCGGACCTGGCCAGTAACGTTATCGAAATGTCCCAGGGCAAGTTTCAGGTAGAACTGGGCGTCAAAGTCGCCAAGGCTTCCGATGAAGTGCTCGGAACGCTGATCGATACCTTTGCTTGA